acacagcctgtccctgagACTTGCTGACTCAGGCCCCGTTCAGTCCTCGCTCTTGCAGAgcccccttccccttctgtcCGGGGGTCGTGGCTGGTGTGGCAGGGTGCTGCTCTTTGTGGCACTGAGGCCCATCGCTTTGTGCTTCCAGGCTCTTGGTGCTGAGTGCGCTAATGGAGAGGAGTCCCAGCAGGCCAAGTTCACCAGCGAAAGGTACCATGTTCACGAAGCTCCTCCCTGAGAGAGGGAGAGCCACTGGGGGCCTGGCTAGCGGGGAGGTGGTGTCCCTGACACTGGactcagggagctggagggccAGGACCCTGCAGTGGGATGGCTCTGGCTTTGAGTGCTCAGTTTCAGGATTGCCTTGGCCTTGGCCCTTCCTGACCCAGACATTTCCCGTCAGCCAGCTCAGGGCTGGCATGGTTTAGGCCACTGTGGAGTAGCAGAAGATTTAGCTACTTTTTGGCACGGAAGATGGCCCGAAGGGATCTGTTCTGCTTGTTTATACCTTAGATCATCCAGCCTGATCCTGGCTGGGAgaattctggggtggggctgagttGTGAGCGTTTGGGCATGAAGTGGAGTGGGGCTGTTGGATTTTTAAGATGTCCTTTCTCCAGTGTTCTTGGAGTTCAGTGGGTGGTAACCATTCAGGCAGGCTGGCCCAGAGCTTGTCTGCATGGGGACATTCACTGGCATAAGAATGTCCATATGGGCAGTCATACTGGCATAATTGTGCCAGTAAGTTACCTTGTGTAGCCCTAAATTCCCTCCCTTCTCAGCTGTTAGGCTGTCTCTCTTGTGGATACCCAGTGCATTTCTGTGCTGTTTGCATGTCTCCTCCCTATGTGGCAGTGCAGGGCAAAGCTCCCCTTGCAGCCGGTAGGAGAGACTGAGAGCACCAGCCAGAGGATAGTCGTCGTGGTTGCCAGGAACTGTTGGCTGCCATGTTTTCCTACCTCTGACACTGTTCCACTCCTTAACAGTACCCAGCTTACGGCTCCGAATTACTGAGGCAGTGTCCTGACAACTTGCTTAAAAAAGACCCTATTGCAGCAGCCTCCCCTGTAATCTGGGGTTATGTCCCATGGAGACCCCTGGTTCCAGCATGCAATTGGCTGTCAGACTAGAGTCCGCTCCAGTAAAGATGGTGCCCTGTATGCTGAGATGCACAGTCCCCAGGTGCATCCCTATCTGAGCTGAGGTGATGGCTGACTGCTTTCTTGTAGGGTATTCTACCCCCCTGTGATGCTGAtagccagccagcctgcctgcctgtgtTCCTGCAGAGCACATGGAGAAAGCACTCAGCCAGGCCACACCTCTCTTCCTCTCCCGATTGAGGACTTTTCAGCATTTTTCTTGCCTGCGTCTGTGTCCTGCTTTGGCCAGTGCTGCTTGCCCATGCCGCTGCTCGCTGCCTtagctcccagcctcccccacacCTGGGCTGTCATTGTCCTAGCTGGCCTAAGAGGGGCTGGGGATAATTGGCCAGTGCTCGCTGCCCTGCACTAGGAACTGAATCCCAGACCCCTCCAGACGCAGCGGATTGACTGACCCTCCTTGCGTGGACCCCCATCAGCGCCATCATTTCTGTTTCTCTATAGAACACGGTTCAGAAATGCCAAGGGCAAGTCTGTAAAGAAAAGCCGGGACTGGGTCTTGGAGAAGAAGGAACGTAGACGGCGGCAGGGCAAGTACGTACCATGGTGCCTCCCTTTGCCCGGGTTCccgggggtgggagagagagagtagcGGGCATTGTATGGGCTGTAACCCGGCCACCTGGGTCTCCCTTGCAGACAGTGGCTGCCACCGTTGTTTCAGGGCATGGTAACAAGGACATCACTTCACTTTCAATGTAGCCATTACCTGTCTTCGGGCAGCATGGCCACAGCCCTCTGTCCTGCTGCAAGCCTGTTCTATGCTTCTGCCGACCCCCCTTCTGGCTGTCATGGGGGCTCCAGCACTTCCGGCTTTGGGGCCTGATTCGCTTATAGCCCCCATCCCTCCCTACAGTGTAATCTGTTCTGTGCGCTGTTCTGCAGGGAGGTGAGGGCGGATACAAGATACACTGGCCGAAAGCGGCGGCCTCGCTTCTGACTGCCCCGTGTATTCCGGTTCTGTGGTCGCCATGCAACAGCCCCTGTGGAACTTCCCTGCAGCTCTCGGGCCTCCCTGGATGGCCCCCCCCCGGTCTGAAAGCTGCTTGTACGAAGTGGGTTTGTTTGTGGCCCTTGCAGTGGAAGGCTGGGCCGTCTCTGCTGCTGTCGAGGATCCCATTTGATGCTTCCGGTCGTATTGAATGGGAAGATACTGGTTGGGAGCAGACTCACTGCATCTATTTTTGTGTGCTGGGTGCTGACACTGAGCCAGCCACTTGCAGACCCCCTTTTTTTCACCATCTGTTATCCGAGCCAAATGGAGGGGGGTCAGAAACACTGGTGGGCAGCCTGCCCCCAGTACTGGGGCAAAGTGCCCTGGGTGAGGGGACCTTTCCTGCTGAGCTTCCAGCCTACTCAGTAAATAGTCCCTTGGTTACGAGTACTGCAGAGCTGTCATCTTTCAAGGGGTGGTTCTGTGCACAGCAAGGGCTGATGGACCTAGCGCtggtctctgctgctcctccctGGTATTTGTGCAGCGCTGTGCCCTCTGCTTTGCTGCTTCAGGGTTACATACTCTGCTCCTGTGGCGTATGCTCCGTGAGCACTGAGAAAACCCCCCAGTGGATCGGAGGAAGCACTTCTGCAGCACTCGTGGTTGGGGGCTGCTGTATGAGGGCTTCAGCTGGCCCTTGGAGGAACACTTCTGTTCCtggctgcagcacagccagggccagcCAGCCCGCCCATGGGGGCGCCTTCTCTTCATCCCTCCCCTCTGGCGCAACAGAGTGAGGAGCCCACTGCTGGGTTTAAGGTTACAAATGTTTATTCTACATAAAAATTCCACTAACTGGGAAGCTGTTTTGCACccaaagctgggggtgggacaGGAGCTGGATGTAGACAGGGAGCAACATACAATGTTGTTCTAGCCATTGGAACAAAGCAAGTTGGGTTCAAGATCCACATAGAAAACAAGGACACTTAGCTCACGGTACAGTGACGTTACAATGCCAAGGGGTTGCTCTGAACTCTTTCAAGtacattaattaaaaaacaaatcccCAGTATGAGTGAAAGGTACATGTgcggccccccccccacccttactCCTGAAATACTGTCAAGCCTCTGGTGCTGGGAGTCCTATGGGCATGTAGGACAGAtgcttcttgagaaaagacgtGTTTCCAAAGGAAATGTAAAACATCTTCCCCATGCACAAACATAGCATGGCTAATCACGTCAACTCGTGCAATGGGTGGGAGAGGGACAGGCCAGGGCTCTTGAAGGTGCAGGGATTGCAGTGTTGCACCAATTCACCTTCCCTCCAGTGTAAGTATAGCCCCTAACCCCTAGAGAATGCCCTTTGCCTTGCCTACTGCAGGCTTCTCAGCCCCACAGGTTAGTTATGTCAGCTCCCCACGGAGCAGCTGCTAGGAGGGGAGCCCTAGCTGGCAGAATCCCACTTGCTGTATTGCTGTCCCCCCAatttcacctgccccctttgtatTGCTGGTTTCTTTCCAATGTGTTGGCAGGTGCCTTATCCCCCATGGTACCTGTCCCCTGCATGCTCAGCTGTTCTGGCAGCAAGGTGGTGTGCTGAGTGCAGTAAGACCCTGCACCTGaggatgtggggcagggctgtctgGCTCACCCCAGCCGGGGTTCTAGCCCTGCTCCTAAAGGCTGCAAAGGTGCTGTGGAGCCTTCTGCACCCACAAGGAGGGTTTAGGAAGAAATAGCTGATcagcctccccagcagctgcatttTGGAAAGGGTGACCACCCGTCCTTGCTCACCAAGAGCTGTCATGGTGGCAGCCTGTTATTGCTTGCTGATCTGCCACACTCAGGGCCCTCCCCACTCGCTGCGGGGATCCAGGCAGAGCAGACAGGGCCTTGGCGCAGACCCACCCCAGGCAGGCGAGCACAGGTGGGCTCTTGCTCCCAGGTGTCTCTGGGCTCGCAGGGCTGGGAAGGGTCAGGAGGCCAGGCTCTCACTGTGGGCTCCCTCCAGCAGGTGTGCAGGCTGCCACCACACACACGTTcactgcagcccctggggatgTGGTGCCCTGAAGCCAGGGGTGTCTTGGCAAACTGGTCCCTTGAGCGCTCAGTGCTGATGAGCTGGGGGTGAGGtcaggcaccccccccccccccaaggaagGCCAGAGGGCTGGTATGGCTCTTGCATTACAGCTGGGGTGCCCCGGATGGGGGAGGGACAGAGCCAGCCCTGCAACACTCTCCCTTTGGGAGCTGGAAGAGATGGAGCTTACAACACTGAACGTCAGCTGCCCATTGGCAGCGCAGGAGCCTGGTACCTGGGCTGCTCTGTgggggcctcagcctggggaacgGCTGCAGGGCTCCCATGTGCAGCCCAGGCCCATCCCCAACTGGCCAgacacagcagggttgggggaacCAAGCGCAGTTGGGGCACAGAGCCTGGGTCTGTCGCAGGGGAGGGGTGACGGGGGAGCCAGGCCTGGGCCCTGGGTGGCCCAGAGAGAGGGGCTGGGAAATCCAACCTAGGGGCAGGGCTGAGAGCTGCCTGCAGGAGTCCCAGCCCTGGAATGGTTGCCCAGCAACCCACACCCAGGACAACATGAGTCTCTGCTCTGGCCTCATCCCCTTACCTGGGTGAGTGGCACAGGCAATTCAGACACTTCCTGCCCAGCCCTAGAGGTGGTTCCAGGCCCATGCAGTGGCCAGCAAGCTCCTTGCCATCTGCCTGCTTGGCACTGCCCATCTCCCCCAGGCCAAACGGGCGTGGAGCATGCCAGGGAACGCTGATGCTGTGGGGCCTATTCCAAAGGGGTGCAGTTCCCCCCCAGGGAACCTGCACCAGCACTTGGGAAGCATCAGCACAAGACGGTCGTAGGCTCGCCAGGGGGGCAGTGCAGCAGAGCACATGCCACCCTACCCcaacattcccccaccccccatggaaCTGGGCCCAGCCAACCACACGGGACAGCTGCCCCATCAGCCCAGCCTTGCAGAAAACACCCTCCAGCCGTGCAGCGGCAAAGAGAAATGAACCCCGTGCAGCCAgccagaggggagggaaaggggcagcagcagggactggGCCTTGCACCAAACAGCCAGCGAGGGGAGGTGGGCACTGTGGTGAGCAGGCGGGGTGGGTGCAGTACCAGGTatggctggtggagggggcacttcagggagcagcagctgggcaggtgTAGTGCCAGgtgtgccctggggagggaggcactgcagggagcaggctgagGGGTGTGGCGTTTTGTCAGCAATGCcctggcagagcagagggagaaagagcTATGACTGCCAGTGAACCCCCACGGGCAGTGCCAGGCTACAAAGGtgggtggggactggctggcgAGTGCTCTCTTCTGCTCTGCAGGGGACACAGCACTGCCCCTTGCTCTCCCTCACCCAGTGCCATTGGCACAACTTGCTGTCCTACACCTGGCACCATGCTAGGAGACTCACTATACGAGGGCAGCCTGGCTCCCTCTGCACCAGTTAGCTGCCTTGCTTTAGGCTCAGTGCCACACGCGTGCTCTGCCCTCCATCAGGTCCAGCTCCCCACCATGTCCCAGCCCCGGATACTGTCCGCCTGCCCCCTCGCCACACAGACGCACCACACCGTACACACAGTGTTACAAAACGATCATGCATTAGAAACTGAAATTCTGCTGGGAGGGCCCCTCCCTGGCGGCTGCAGGGCTTGGCTCCCCTCGGGCGCAGCTGGGCCGTGGCAGCTCGGCAGCTCCATCGCATTGTCTACAGAGAAAGTTTCGCCTTGGCAAGATCTATCCGAAAATCCCGCCCAAGGTGGAGGCAATGACGATGCCCAGGACCACGCAGCAGATAATGATCATGATCTTCTTCTGCTCAGGCCGCCCCACAGCACCgacaggggagagagggggagaggttACAGTCCAAACCCCAGCACCCAGGCCAACCCCCTTCGCCTCTCAGCGCCCTATGCAGGGCTGTGCCTACCTGGGACCCAGGCTCTGCCAGATACAGTGCCCGCAGAGCAGAGTCCCCCAGCACCTCTGTCTCGCCAGCTGGACAGAGCCTGttctgcagcctggggccagTGCTCAGACCCCCTCCGACAACACAGCCGCCGGGGCAGAACTGCTGCAAGTTCTctcctgcctggagagcacgtcAGTGCCAGACCAACCAGGGTCCTTGGGCCCTCCTGACCCAGCAGGGGCTCCCTCAGTGCGAGGCCATGCACGGGGGACAGAGACGGGCTCTGTTTGCACATACATTGCCCTGGGCAaatgcctgcagggcagcgctGGGCTGGGCCCAGGCTGCAGAGCACCGGGGGTGGGCTCAGCCCATTTGCTTGGTAGCTCTTAGGAGGGCCTTGCTCGCTCCACTGCCTTGAAGGGGAAGGGCAATGCACCCTGTGGCCCTGAGGCTTGGAGAGGCCTAGCCCCAGCCAACCCATTCTGCCCCCCCAGCGTGGGAGTCGTTCCCTGCTCGTTAGGCTGCTGCAAACCTGGCCCCTGTCTGTGGCTGCTCAGGCATAAGGGCTCGGGGCCAAGCGAGGTCATTGAGGGGCCAGTGCCATGAGGACTGGAGCCAAGCTGCCCCGAGAGGGATGGACACATTGTCCCAGGGGCTAGAAATGCCCTCCAGCACCTCACCAGGGCTTCTCTGGGGTGTTCCTTGTGCTCATGCTTCCGGGTAGATGGGGTCCTTGTGAGTCACCAAAGACCACCCCCCTCATGGCACGGGAGGCTCTGGAGCAGCAGCCTGTGGCCACCACCTGAGCAGGGAGCCTGGACTAGCCACCGGATGCTCTGATGCCGTGACAAATCCCAGCTGGTCTGGGGCAAAGCCCACAGCCCTGGCGGCGGTGGTACCGGAGGGCTGGGGTGTAACTGGACTATTTGTTCTGGCAATTGCAGACAGTGCGGGCCTGCCTGTTTGGGCTGCGAGTCCCAACTCCCACCAGCACAGATGACTCGTGCCTCCCGAtcccgggggtgggggacacaATCTAAAGGGTGGGGGCACATGACCACCCCACATCTCCTTTGCCCAGtgacccctccccatcccatggTACCTGCATGGAGGAGGGCCTGTCCTTCCCCTgcgcctccccccatcccccacacattcagctgctctccctggcagccaggtggGGAGCGGGACGGAGCTAATTCTGCCTAAGAAAACCTCCCCGCCCAGCTGCCACATCCACCCCTCCCCGCCCAACTGGCTGCTCCCTGTGAGCTGCCGcatccccccctccacctccacgcCCAGCCGGCTGTGTCCTGGGAGCTGCCCATCCTCCCCGCCACAACCACCACACCATGCCCAGCCAGCTCGCCCTGGGAACTGCCAGGCACCCCCCTCCCGCTGCGCGCTCTGGCCAGGCCCCGCATGCGGTTCTCCGCTTTGAGTCCCTCACCTGTCGGACAGGCTGGACCCAGGTCTGCTCCAGCCCATTCTGAAGGAAAGGAAATTGTCCCTACCCAGGAGCTGTCACGGCATGGCCAGGCCTTCTCCAGCGCTGAGCCCTGGAGCCTGGCTCCtttcctgggcccagcctagtGTGTGGGCATGTCCCTAACGCCTTCTTGCTCTGAGCGATGATGCATGGACTGCCACCAGTTGGAGCCCTTCTCCGCTCTCAGCACCGCCCATGACTTGGGACAACGATAGCTACTGACGAGATGCTCTGCTGGGGTCTGCTCCCCAGCCCACGCCATCTGCCTTCCCGGGGCGCTGCACTCCCCAGCCCACATTCAGGCAGGCCTGGCCACATGGCAGCTGGAGCACCCCGTGCCCGATTATGGGGAGCAGGTCCCTGGGGAGCCCTGGGACAAGGGGCTGATGGGTCGCTCCCCATGGCAGGAGCCCTGGCATGTGCTGTCCGGCAGTGGGCGTCGCATCCCTAGCCCCTGGGGCAGAGCGGAGAGGGGCTGCAGGCCCAGACTGGCCTCCGCCGCACACACGACTCACCCGCCTGGCTTTGCTCTGGTACTTAACAGCCTTTTTGGTGTCAGACACAGCCCGCTCCACGTAGTCCACAGAGTGCTCAACGTTGTACTCAATGCGGTCAATCATCTCGCCCTGCGCAGCACGGGAGACAGCCAGCCAAGCCAGAGACCAcgcagagacagacagacagcgaggacacacagacagacagacatgaaTTCCAGGCACCCATCCCCCAGCTGCTCCCCTTACCTGCTGGCTCTCATGCTGCACCATctgcagtgcctgcaggtgaacGCAGGGGCCTCCCGCTCCACCAGGGCCACTGCTCCCCTGCACAGGAGAGAGAGCGCAAGAGTGTGAGAGTCTCTCACCTGCCTCCTGCTGAGCCCTGCCCTTCACTCGGGGGCctggcgctgggctggggggagaaggaCTTCAGTGCCCAAGCCATTTTGGAGtccccagacccagctgctgcATGGagatgtctgcactgcagctgccgGCTTCCTtggactcccagctccttgccccaCTGGACACTCCAGCTCCCCTCAGTGGCCAGGCAGCTGCAGAAACCTACGGTGGCCAGTCCACGGGATGGGATGTCCAGATGGTTTGTTACCCAAGTGATGTGCTCTGAGGCAGTCTCTTGGCAGACAAGTGGCCATGTTGTGCCAAGTGCCAGCACGAGGACTGATCAATTCCTGGCTGTGCGGCTCAGCGGGGTAGGCAGATATACCTGCTTTGGTCTAAGCGACCAGATGGGTGAGCTGGAGGGGTTGCTTTCCCTGTCCGGGACTGGCCCGTTGGTGTAGGGCTTTGGGACGTCAGGGTAAACTACCAGGGAAACTTTTGGCATTTGTCACCAAGGACTCACAACTCTACCAAGAAAGAAGGGCCCAGCAGTCATGGCCACCCACCTGCATAGAGCAGACACCGCACAGAGAGACAGGCACAAAGGCTACAGCCATGCACGGACAaccccccccatgcacacacaccccccacacacccacaagGAGCCAACCCCCCtgctgggggtgctctgcaccaTCAGCTGGGACCATGCAAACCCACAGCCTAGTCTCTGGGACTGGAGCTCTGGGCACCCTTTAGCCATGAGGCTGGCAAGGTGCCGAGAGCAGAGTGTGGCCTGCCCTGACGGGGAGAGGTTCTGCTGGCTGCGAAGGCAGggcctgtggggcgggggggggggggggggttgtggggcagGGTAGAAGAGAGACATGGCAAAGGTCCATTCCTGTCTGTAACAGGGAACCAGCCTGGGTCAGGCTGATCCCGGCTGGGAATCCTGTGCCCTCCATCAGCAGTTAGAGCAGGAggtgcaggatgggggactgCAATGGGGGTGCAATGTGGGTCTGGGGGAAGGACGGGGTGTGTGTAGTGGGGGGTATGGAGTATGGTGTGTGCAGTGGGGCGGTACTACACTGTCCTGTTAGCCCAGCCTGTCTGGTCTCCTGTTCCTTGTCTCTGAACAAGCTGGTCCAGGACTCATTTGGGCCTATGGTGTTTTATATGGGAGAGGGAGCCCCTCCTACATCCTCAGAGCCCCCCCAACATCTGCAGAGCCCCATCACCCTGCCCGCGGGCCTTGGCATATGGTGTGCAGTGCCAaccccagagaattggatggggaggATGACTCCTACCCTGCTTTTGGTGCAGGTCCTATTAGAAGTGACCCGTGCATGAGGGAGGAAGGAGCCAGAGACTTGCTCAGGACAGGGCACCTCTGCTGTCCCTGCTGtgcgtggggcaggagcagggcatcccagccagcaggcagcccccagtgctccctgcccccaccccaaccccatggaGTCAAGACACCAAGCGCCTGCCCAAGCTTATCCCTCAGGGCACAGAGGGGCCTTGCTATTGCTCagcctgccctggagccagggcCCTGCCCGCGGAAGCAGGGGACGGCCTGGCCCCGACGCAGCCCCAAGTGAGGGCTAGCAGAAAGGTCCCTGCTCCATGCCCACGCGAAGTCTCTCAGAAGCCATTTAACGGCTCAGGCTGAAAGGACCAGGGAGAATGACAGCAACAGGGTCAGCACCTGTCTGCAGGGCGTAGGTTCAATACACTTCTGAGCCACTTCCCCTAAACCTTTCACACTCTGGATACTgcactcccttcccctcccaccatgccacccccatccctgcccctcaaCATCCCCAGCActagacaccccccaccccaccccaccagcccctcAGCAATAAAtaccccctcctgcctgcccacCATGCCAGCCCCTCAGCACTGGAtaccaccctccctgcccccaaccatgccagccccatcccagcccctCAATCCCACACCAGCATTGGAcacccccctgcctgccaccccacCACGCCAGCCCCTCAGACCCCCGGCACTGGATAACCCCCTCCCTGCCTTCCCACCACATGAGCCCCATCCCAGCTCCTCAGTCCCGCCCAGCACAGGTTACCCCCCTTACCTGCCCCGCCCACCGTGCCAGTCTAAgcgagccctgccccccccagcactggATACCCCCCTCCATTCTACCTCCatgcccaccccatcccctgccttCTCACCTACCAACCTATCAGCCCCCAGCACTGGATACCCCCTCCCTACCATGCCAACTCCTCCGACCCCCAGCACTAGATACCCCCCAGCCTCCCAACCACACCAGCCCCTCAGCACTGGATACCCCCTTACCCAACCCCCCCCCGATGcctgccccatcccagctcctcagcccccaccccactacTGGATACCCCCTCTCTTCCTTCCCAACTACCAACCTGTCAGCCCCCCAGCACTGAATaccccccctgcctccccaccaagccatcccctctgccccccagcactgGATACCCTCCTCCCTGCCTTCTCACCATACCAGCCCCGTCCCAGCCATCCAGCCCCCCCCATCACACACTGGAACACCCCATCCCAATGGGCTAACAGCTACCCCTCTACCTGAGGTCAGGTACCGAGGGGGCAAGGGCATCCCACAATGGGATGTGGGGCAGGACCGGTCCCATTCAAGAGCCAGACGTGTCCCGTATCCCAAGAGCTGGGAATGCTCCCTGCTCACCATCCCAGCATGGCCCCGCGCCCCAACTGCCCTCAGGGTGACCTGCGGGGCAATCAGAGAGCGAAGGGGGGCAGCATGACTAGTGGTCCAGCAAGACCAGGGAGCCAAAAGCCCTGCATTCCACTTGGGCGAGCCACTCAGCTCCTCcttgccttggtttccccagctGGGGACAGGGGTAGTAACTGAGAAGGCATTACCCCAGGCAGTGACAGTGTATGGAGCGTGCTGCAGGCAGCCTCGGCAATGGGGGTGTGTGCCAGGCCTCGTGTGGCGATACAGCGCCCTCCATGGTGCGCCACCAAGCGGTGTCATGAGGCCAGCGGGCCAGACCCCCAGTACGTAGGAGATCCAGGAGAGTCCTGCaactggggtggtggggggctgcAATCCCAGAGGAGCTGGAGCGACTGGTGCCCAGCGTTcccgggaccctgcccctccTCACTGCTgatccctgggctggggagcatCACACGCACATGCGGGAAGCACAGGCCATGCAGACAAGAGCATGCAGATGTGTGGCCCACACCAGGGCATGCACTTTACCTGCTGGCTGAGACACGCTCATCCAAGGGATGGTGGCAGCATGTCAGGCAAAAAGAGGGGTCAGGAAGGGGCCCACGAGTGCAGGCCGGGTTCACAGggctctgccaggaagcccaggcCTAGCGCTACATGCTCACTGCCCAAGGAAGCTGGCTGGGCTTGTTTGCCTGCCGCCCCAGAGAGCGCAGTGTGAGCCCCTGTAGGAGGGCATGCTCTGGGGCCTATCTCCGTGGTCACCTCCCTCTGGGTTCCCAGGGCCCAGCCTGGGGCCCAGAGCCATGGGGTCAGACACCCATTTACAGAAGGTTCCTGGACCcttctgtgaggtcaccacctccctaCCCACATACAGCATCTGGTGCCCCAAGGAGGgacagatagctcagtggtttgagcatcggcctgctaaaccaagggttgtgagttcaatccttgaggaacccatttagggatctgaggcaaaaattggggatcggtcctgcttcgagcagggggttggactagatgacctcctgaggtcccttccaaccctggtattctatgattctaaggtcctcccattcccctcttctacatcccctcccctgcctcacagcccccagggccctgctgggACCTGCTAGCACAGGGATCATTCGGACAGTGGTGGAGGGGGTGCCAGCATCAACTCTCCTGTGCCCCCAGAAAATGACCACATGGCCACCTGGAAGAGAAGGGACCAattccagccctggggcagaagCTGAGCCTCTGTAGAAGTCAGTGGCAGGTGCCTGATTGCAGCAGGGCTGGACGTGGGTCATGTACTCCCTGCCAGGGTGCATGGGTCCAGATCAGAGCAGGGAGGAAAGTTGTGCACATGGCCCCACTGGCCTCCCTTGGAACAGACAGgatctgtctctgctgctgcacCTGGCAGGGGTCCTAGGGCCCAGCAGAAGCTGCAGCATCAAGCAGCATGGAGCGGGCATGTCCCTTGCCCCCACCGACCTGGCTCTCCACCAGCATGGCCATGTCCATGAACATGTCATGCAGCTCTCGGATGCTGTTCTCCAGCTTGATGATCTCGCTGTGGCGCGTCTCGATCTCATTCAGTGCCTGCTTGGTGATGTTGGAATCCATGATGATCTGCCAGGAGAACGAGAGACGGGGACCATTCCTGGTGGGTAGCTCAGCCAGCAGGGAGTGCCCTCCTGGGTGCAGGCACCATGCACCATTCCCAGGGCACTAGCCTAGGGAGGTTCCTTAGCCATGTTTTCTAAAGGCCTGTCAAGGTGCAAAGACAGGTGCAGAGACACTAGGGTTGGGTAGTAGGGCCAAGACTCCCCCTAACCCACTCCTGCCCAGAGGGACTTAAAACAGCctaggagagggctgtggctggggagcaAGTAGCTTCCAGGCTGACTGGGGAAGtaggcacagctggggccatgccccaaacagaccacagctggcccttataaaagggctgggagccagacaCTCAGCcagagtctcctctagctgtggagagagatggtcctggctgctggggagtgtaccAGGGCACATGTGGtgaagctgggctggggaaggccagaggagctgggaggctgcaGGCTCGAAAGGCTGCAGGCCTCGCAGATGACTTAAGACAGGGGACTGGGGTTGCAACAGGGCAGACCAAGGGTAGGCGGAGG
This DNA window, taken from Lepidochelys kempii isolate rLepKem1 chromosome 17, rLepKem1.hap2, whole genome shotgun sequence, encodes the following:
- the STX1A gene encoding syntaxin-1A isoform X6, whose protein sequence is MSDIKKTANKVRSKLKSIEQSIEQEEGLNRSSADLRIRKTQHSTLSRKFVEVMSEYNATQSDYRERCKGRIQRQLEITGRTTTSEELEDMLESGNPAIFSSGIIMDSNITKQALNEIETRHSEIIKLENSIRELHDMFMDMAMLVESQGEMIDRIEYNVEHSVDYVERAVSDTKKAVKYQSKARRKKIMIIICCVVLGIVIASTLGGIFG